A portion of the Pseudomonadota bacterium genome contains these proteins:
- a CDS encoding DUF853 family protein, producing the protein MSRWPLMLGTALRRTRRDPSPPAIADRVSAVAAHESTDDFVVGEIQGAQNNALRLDLPAIVGKHLHCVGATGAGKSAWAISFIAWLLRHVSVLVVDAKGDLCALAADMLTHNLLSSPDREEALSRIRVVDPFSSSHLVSWNLCARDETVPIELQAHELGSLMLQSVQADTGIRQGRLLHSLLALVIDTGGTLLDAHHALVDPPTLSALVGRTADERLRHYFRVEYPKEPKVTVSGVIARLDALLRLPSWRLSFGSEAGLDFQNLFAPGITLVNIGGAPLGCRDLQSFAGRLLFLRIARAIMNRPVMDPDLLPVVIVIDEVQEFLSSEVASEMERLLALARSRKTSLCLFHQQAAQLEKLSAVLTKIINTNSSFKLQFRSSLEDARAFGHVLPVTGRVLRPDYRPDQTSTARNPYLTPSEERQMLLERIPRLPSRQFYFWNAEGKHARLLRSADVPLDLWRRSADSYPELRERVLAGALPPARPRPSVALAEFSSEKNPVTDREEARFVRAEEERGVSPASLPDNLEELG; encoded by the coding sequence GTGAGCCGCTGGCCGCTCATGCTCGGAACAGCGCTGCGCAGAACGCGCCGCGATCCATCCCCTCCGGCAATAGCGGATCGTGTATCGGCTGTCGCGGCGCACGAGTCCACCGACGACTTCGTGGTCGGCGAGATCCAGGGTGCGCAAAACAACGCACTTCGCCTCGACCTGCCGGCGATCGTTGGCAAGCATCTGCATTGCGTCGGCGCGACCGGCGCGGGGAAAAGCGCCTGGGCGATATCGTTCATCGCCTGGCTCCTGCGGCACGTTTCCGTCCTCGTGGTTGATGCTAAGGGGGATTTGTGTGCGCTCGCGGCCGACATGCTCACCCACAACCTGCTCTCGTCTCCGGACCGGGAGGAGGCGCTCTCTCGTATCCGGGTGGTGGATCCGTTCTCGTCGAGCCACCTTGTCTCCTGGAATCTGTGCGCGCGAGATGAGACCGTACCCATAGAACTGCAGGCCCATGAATTGGGGTCTCTAATGCTCCAGTCGGTCCAGGCCGACACCGGCATCCGACAAGGCCGCCTGCTCCACAGTCTGCTCGCGCTCGTCATTGACACGGGTGGGACGCTCCTCGACGCGCACCACGCGCTCGTGGATCCGCCGACTCTCTCGGCACTCGTGGGGCGAACCGCGGACGAGCGGTTGCGCCACTACTTCCGCGTCGAGTACCCCAAAGAGCCGAAGGTGACCGTCTCGGGCGTGATCGCCCGGCTGGACGCTCTGCTGCGTTTGCCGAGCTGGCGGCTCAGTTTCGGTAGTGAAGCCGGGCTGGATTTCCAGAACCTGTTCGCCCCGGGCATCACCCTGGTCAACATCGGCGGGGCGCCGCTCGGTTGCCGCGACCTTCAGTCGTTTGCCGGGCGTCTGCTCTTCCTCCGGATCGCCCGCGCTATCATGAACCGCCCGGTCATGGATCCGGACCTCCTACCGGTCGTAATCGTCATCGACGAAGTACAAGAATTTCTGAGCAGCGAGGTGGCAAGCGAAATGGAACGGCTTCTCGCGCTCGCGAGGTCCAGAAAAACTTCTCTATGCTTATTCCACCAACAGGCGGCCCAGCTGGAGAAGCTCAGCGCGGTGTTGACGAAGATCATCAACACGAATTCCAGCTTCAAGCTTCAGTTCCGATCATCGCTGGAGGACGCGCGCGCGTTCGGCCACGTGCTCCCTGTGACGGGCCGCGTGCTTAGGCCCGATTACCGGCCGGACCAGACCTCGACCGCGCGCAACCCCTACCTCACGCCCAGCGAGGAGCGGCAGATGCTGCTCGAGCGCATTCCGCGATTGCCGTCGCGGCAGTTCTACTTCTGGAACGCCGAGGGGAAACACGCGCGCCTACTTCGCTCGGCCGATGTCCCGCTCGATTTGTGGCGGCGTTCGGCAGACAGCTATCCGGAGTTGCGCGAGCGCGTGCTCGCCGGAGCTCTGCCGCCGGCGCGTCCGCGTCCGAGCGTGGCGCTTGCCGAATTCTCGTCCGAGAAAAACCCGGTGACCGATCGCGAAGAAGCGCGGTTCGTTCGGGCAGAGGAGGAGCGCGGCGTATCTCCCGCCTCGCTGCCCGACAACCTCGAGGAACTCGGATGA